A portion of the Symphalangus syndactylus isolate Jambi chromosome 13, NHGRI_mSymSyn1-v2.1_pri, whole genome shotgun sequence genome contains these proteins:
- the COX6B1 gene encoding cytochrome c oxidase subunit 6B1, whose protein sequence is MAEDIETKIKNYKTAPFDSRFPNQNQTRNCWQNYLDFHRCQKAMTAKGGDISVCEWYQRVYQSLCPTSWVTDWDEQRAEGTFPGKI, encoded by the exons ATGGCGGAAGACATTGAGACCAAAATCAAGAACTACAAGACTGCCCCTTTTGACAGCCGCTTCCCCAACCAGAACCAGACCAGAAACTGCTGGCAGAACTACCTGG ACTTCCACCGCTGTCAGAAGGCAATGACCGCTAAAGGAGGCGATATCTCTGTGTGTGAATGGTACCAGCGTGTGTACCAGTCCCTCTGCCCCACATCCTGG GTCACAGACTGGGATGAGCAACGGGCTGAAGGCACGTTTCCCGGGAAGATCTGA